In Dromiciops gliroides isolate mDroGli1 chromosome 5, mDroGli1.pri, whole genome shotgun sequence, the following are encoded in one genomic region:
- the SPIC gene encoding transcription factor Spi-C, with the protein MSWLEQDMLGQAFEDAYEVMQQHSAGDHQYSPDYKNCLTFLNHYPHLRGNPNCYGVLPTEETVYNWRTVINSATDFYFEGSIHHALQNMTENQGVQMAPVQQRAGKGRKKLRLFEYLHESLCDPEMASCIQWVDKSKGVFQFISKNKEKLAELWGRRKGNRKTMTYQKMARALRNYGRTGEITKIRRKLTYQFSEVILQRLSPPLFLGKEIIYSQYIQSGQEQLNLNNWNANYNYMYSHDHDLGYSDC; encoded by the exons ATG AGCTGGCTGGAACAAGATATGCTGGGCCAGGCATTTGAAGATGCTTATGAGGTAATGCAGCAACATTCAGCTGGGGACCATCAGTATTCCCCAG ATTACAAAAATTGCCTGACTTTCCTCAATCATTATCCTCATCTCAGAGGAAATCCTAACTGTTATGGAGTACTCCCCACAGAAGAAACTGTCTATAACTGGAGAACTGTCATT AATAGTGCTACTGACTTCTATTTTGAAGGAAGCATCCATCATGCTCTGCAGAATATGACTGAAAATCAAGGGGTGCAGATGGCTCCTGTCCAACAAAGAGCAGGAAAAG GGAGAAAGAAGCTCCGACTGTTTGAATACCTTCATGAGTCTTTGTGCGATCCTGAGATGGCATCCTGTATCCAGTGGGTAGATAAATCAAAGGGGGTCTTTCAGTTTATTtccaaaaacaaagagaaacttGCAGAActttggggaagaaggaaaggcaaCCGCAAGACCATGACTTACCAGAAAATGGCCAGAGCCTTGAGGAACTATGGAAGAACTGGGGAAATCACAAAAATCCGCAGGAAGCTAACCTATCAGTTCAGTGAGGTCATCCTTCAGAGACTATCCCCACCGTTGttcttgggaaaagaaataatctaCTCACAATATATTCAATCTGGCCAAGAACAACTAAATTTAAATAACTGGAATGCCAATTATAATTACATGTATAGCCATGACCATGATCTAGGTTACTCTGACTGCTAG